GTAGTTGGCTTTCTTTATGTAAGATGAGCTGAGTTGTATGAGATGCGCTtatggattttttttttcaacttcaagGCTTGTTAATGGATTGGAATTGTGTACTACACGACTCGAATTATACAAGAgttatttatattgaatCATTGCAAAACTATATTTGGAACAAAACTGGTGACTATTTATGAATTAATCTATTCTAATTTGTTAATGATAGAAAGTACTACAATTTGGCTTCAGTAATGAGTTGTAATAGTATTTGTAAAATTGGTAGCATCAAAGAgtataaaagaaaaacaatggCTAGCCAACAATTTCTACAACGTGGTATTTTCTACAAAGTAGTGTGTGGTTAAGAAGATTTTGGAGTTTATTTCTGTCACTACTACATAGTTTAATACTATAGTGATATACTATCAAAGCCTAGTAAACAATCTATAAGCACTTTCAAAAGTGTATGGCTGTATCTGTTTGAGTAAACCGTTAGACGGGAAATCAAActatattgaaatttacCAGTAATGGAAAAAAAGTATACTTTTACGTTGAAGAGAaaaccagaaaaaaaaaagaaaccaaaaaatgaagaagaatcatTCGTagttaaattaatttttcattacaataatatttttttcttcttctttctttctttttaatgGTTCATTTTTCCTATATTGGTTCTTCTACATTCAAtgtaatttaattaatatattattataaattactACCTCCccatcgtcatcatcacaGTTCATTCTTATTCATCACTCCATGAATAGATATATCTATTATATACAATACTATCCAATTTCTACAGCGTAACTGAGAAACTATATCCATACCTAAACTTGCCTACTCCGATCTTTTCTTGCTTTCATCTACGATAATACTTAATTGTGATTTTCCCTCTTTCCCCTTGATACTACATATATCAGACAAGCTAAGTTAAGTTAAAGCATTAATCATGTACACTACATTGGAATATATTTGTACTATTGTAtctattatcaatttgataaCAGCATTGGTTATATACATTATTGATAGAAAACAGGGTGTTTCCATCAATTCCGGAAAGCATTTCCAATCTTTTAAAACCTGCATTACCATGTCAATTTTGTTTGGAGTATTGTCAATGTGTGTGACACTAAACAATTTACATCATAGCCATCGTATagatcaataaataaataaataaataaacttATTTCCACTCAACCTGTTTctgtatatatatttgtatttgtatacatcaaaataaagaacaaaacaaaacaaaaaatatttctatatatatatcttttTGAGGGTATATGTGTTTACAATTACTCTCTGACTTTTaaactttttgtttttttacaTCTGGTTCTTCTTCCGCtccatttgatttcaaaagtGGTGTTGACATATCAGCATGGAAATCTTTGATGATTGAATCCACATCATCGATATTCAATTGTCTGACATCACCCAATTTCTTAATCTTGTTAGTGACTTCTTTACACTGTTCATCAGTTAAATGCAAGTTCAACTGATCAACTCTTGATTTGATGGCATTCCAACCAGTCAATCTATTAGCAAAGTGAATATATCTGGTTAAACCGAAATCACTTGGACTCAAAATTTCATAAGTAGATGGATTGGCCAAGATAGCTTTAGCATGGATACCAGCTTTATGAGTGAAAGCACAGAACCCAGTGATCGGATTATTGAATGGAATGTTAACTTGAACCGCCTCAGCaaccaaattttcaatatctctCAATTTATGAACTTTATATTTTGACAAAACATATTCACGATCAGCAGCAATCATTCTCGCCATTAACCCACCCAATGGAGTAATACCATTTCTTTCACCAATACCCAATACGGAAACATCAATCAATCTGGCCCCACCTTCCAAAGCTGTGTATGCATTGGCAATGGCACAGCCAGTATCATTATGGAAATGACATTCAATGTCACACTTGACTACTGATTTCAATGTTCTCACCAATTCATAAACTTGTCTTGGATTAGCACAACCAACAGTATCAGCAATACCAACTCTGTTAACCccaattttatcaacaGTACGGTAAatgtttaataaatcaaccaaATCTGATCTAAAAGAATCTTCAGAACTGAAACGGATTTCAATACCTTTTGATTTGACAAATTCAATGACTTCAATAGCACTTTGTGCAATATAATTCATATCTTTACCATGAGAGTATTGTCTTAAAAATTGGGAAGTTCCAATAACCACATCAACTCCATCAACCCCAGTTTCAACAGCAACTCTGGCATCATCCATATGACATCTAATGTGAGTCAATATTTTGGCTTTTAAACCTAATTTACAAATGGCTTCACAATCTTTTCTTGATTGTTCAGATGCCACTGGTGAAGtcaattcaatataatcaacCCCAAAATCATCTAAGGCTTTagcaatttcaattttggttTCGGTGCTGAAAAATGCATTGGCAAACTGTTCACCTTCTCTCAAAGTtgattcaatcaattgaaaattgccAACATTCGAAAGAAAATCACCTGGATTAGGACCATAAGGGTTATGTTGGATTTTGGAACGATCGAATGATTCTGAAACTTCTTTATATCCGTCAACCATTGTTTTAACTAGTATTGAGATTATAAGAAATTAGTTAGTTGAAGATATAACAGATGgtaatcaaataaaaaataattttcattggattgattgaaaatgagagcaaaaaaaagtgaaagATGTGTTTTGATGAGACACTAAAACAGAGTCGTGTGAATGTTACAATCAATGGAAATGCAATGGAAGCGCTTATcaggaagaagaagtttaCAAGTATGAGGCTGGATCATAGTGCAATACTTTATGAAaaccaattcaacaaaaattgacTTGTTACATTGATTTTAGCTACTGTGTGATAATTGATATAGGTAAGTGGCAATACTTTTCATTTGCCATTGTTCCTCTGGTGCCCGTTGTTTGATTACACTATTTATCTTGAATGTATTCTATTAACTGAACACTATTCAAGTTGATATTGACTTATAGTCTGACAAAGTTAGGTCATACCATGTCTAATCGTATACGTGGTCAGTTTATTTACAGGCAATAGAACCCTGTACAGCTTCGGAACTTATGATCTGAACATAATACGGTGATTAAACCACATCGCATGTATAAAGTTCGGAAATTTACCCAATCAAGATAGTCAACTCTGACATTGAACtttgaaacaattgttttttgaGCCAGTCGGTGTTAGGAATAATCACGATATGTATGGGGTGATTTAAAGAATGTTCACGGAAATTTTCCTGTTGGGTAAATTTACCGAATTTGCTGAAAATTAAAGGGGTGGGCTAGAAAcgaaaaaagagaaaaggCAAATAATTCTCCCTATATAAACCCGACAAAAGTAAGTTTTGACAATTAtccaaaaatatttcattcAATCTTTTGTAATTGGATAAAGTCATCCACACAACATATCATTACCATTCCAAAAACATATCAATCATGTCAATTGAACTTAAATATAACAATTTGGGTGAATCAGGATTAAAAATTGCCCCTATTATTGTGGGTTGTATGAGTTATGGAGACAAAAGATGGGCTCAATGGGTattagaagatgaagagaaaattttccaaatattgaaaagatGTTATGATGTTGGATTAAGAACATTTGATACTGCAGATGTTTATTCTAATGGGAAATCTGAAGAATTAATTGggaaatttattaaaaaattcaatattcCTCGTGATAGAATTGTTATTTTATCCAAAGTTTTCTTCCCCGTTGATCCTCAAACTCCTGGATTTTCATTGGCAACAAGAGATAATTTCCCAGTTTTAGATTATTATAATTCTCAAGGGTTATCAAGAAAACATGTTTTACAAGCTGTTCAAAATTCAGTTGAAAGATTAGGAACATATATTGATGTTTTACAAGTTCATCGATTGGATAAAGATACTCcgaaaaaagaaattatgaaaacattaaatgatgttgttgatcaaGGATTGGCAAGATATATTGGTGCTTCATCTATGAAGGTGACTGAATTTGCTCAACTACAATTTATTGCTGAACAAAATCATTGGCATAAATTCATTAGTAtgcaaaattattataatttgattcatagagaagaagaaagagaaatgATTCCATTTTGTAAAGATAATTTCATTAGCAAAGTTGGGATAATTCCTTGGTCACCTATTGCAAGAGGGGTGTTAACTCGTCCAGTTGATACCAGCTCTGAAAACTCAAGAGATAAATTAGATAAAACTTTTAAGTTATTACATCTTGATGAATTGACTGATGCtgataaagaaatcatttctcgtgttgaaaaaattgccAAAGACAACAAAGTAAGCATGGCTGTTGTCGCTACAGCTTGGGTTATTAGTAAAGGATGTAATCCAATTGTTGGACTTTCTTCTGTTGAACgtgttgatgatattttaaaaGCTACGGTTTTGAAGTTGACTGAAGAAGACattaaatatttggaaGAGCCTTATGTTCCTAAACAGCCACTCAATTGAGCTAGAAAGTAGATGGGTGTAGACATTGAAGTAAGACAATAAAAATTgtgattttgataaaaaagtGAAAGTCTTGCTACCAAATGTGTACTGGCGCCCCACAATAgttttttctctttgttgGATTGGGTGGACAACGACAATGTAACACAGTTTgtggattattattatctatCATTACAATTCCAAGAAATATTGTTGTCTGTGTCAAGTGGAAAACGAAATTAAACACGCATTCAAAGAAAACCACAAAACACTGTAGAATGAACACGAAGGAAATCTCAGATTGTTTTTAATATGACACAAAATGAACAATACTTTagaaaatttcaagatttCAACGATTTCAAAGATTAGCAAAGAACACTTGCATTGATTGTAAAAATCTTCTCAAAAAGTGtctaatataaatataaaaagcTTTTTCCCGCTTTTCCCGTATATATTCACATTATTTATTCACTTATAGGCTATTTCACTTCCCATTATGAAGGCAATTGTATACCACGACAGAGGAGATATTAGATACGACCCCAATTTCCCTGATCCACAAATCATTCGACTGGATGATGTCAAAATCAAAGTTCATTATTGCGGGATTTGCGGTACTGatttaaaagaatataGTGATGGGCCGATTTTTTTCCCACCGAAAGgtgaattgaatgaaatttcTCAAATGGAATCAATTCAAGTCATGGGTCATGAAATTAGTGGTGAAGTAATTGCTATTGGAGATGATGTAACCAATGTTAAAGTGGGTgataaagttgttgttgaagttaCAGGTACCTGTTTAGATAGACATCGTTACCAAGATTCTAAAAATGGCGATCTGCCTAAACCAAATTGTCCAAGCTGTGTTTCGGGTAACTATAATGCTTGTGATTATCTTGCTTTAATTGGTTGTGGATTTGCTAATGGTGGATGTGCAGAATATTTAGTTGTTGCTAATCTGAAAGTTATTGCATTTGATCAAGATAAAATCCCTATGGATATAGCCGCGTTAATTCAGCCAATAGCTGTTAGTTGGCATGCTGTTAAAgtatcaaattttaaacCCGGTTCTAATGCATTAATTTTAGGTGGTGGTCCCATTGgattaacaacaatttttgcTTTGAAAGGTAATCAAGTTTCTCAAATTGTTCTAAGTGAACCAGCATTAGCAAGACGTCAATTGGCAGAGAAATTAGGAGTTATTACTTATGACCCTACtggtaaatcaattgaacaatgtgttgaagatttaaaaaaattatcccCCGGAGGTTATGGATATGAATATTCATATGATTGTTCTGGAGTTAAAGCAACTTTTGAAACTGGattgaaaactttgaaaattcGTGGATGTGCAACAAATGTTGCCATTTGGGCTCATAAATCAATTCCATTATATCCTATGGAAATTACCCTTTCAGAAAAAATGTTAACTggatcaatttgttttgttaaaaaagattttgaagaatcaattaaagcaattgaaaatggtTTAATATcgattgatgaattgaaaatgttgaTTACTCTGAAAATTCATTTACAAGatggaattgaaaaagggtttttggaattaattaatcaCAAGGAAAAACATattaaaatattgttttctCCGAAAAGTGAATATTTACTATCCAATGGAGTAAATGAttccaataaataaatatactaataaataatagatataaatatatacaGTTTTAAAGTAGAATCGAACTAATGACGAAACTACTTCTTCACTCATACTTCTTCAGTTTCTCTTAATGATGTCAATCTACTTGATCCTCCAGTGGTTGCTGTCCTCCGAATTGGTGGTAAGCttaattcatcttcatcttcatcttcgtCGTCATCACtatcatcttcaatttgTAATGCAGTTTTACGTCGTTGAAAATCTTTAATGTGAGCTCGATTCAATCGATCACTAATCACTTTAAAAGTACTTTTACGACGTGATAATTCGGTACTAGCAATAGTTTTCCTACTGATTGGAATAGAACTTTCATCGATATGTGTATCCCTATCACGAGCAGCAGAATAACCAGTAGTTGCTGAAGTATCAATAGTAGTAGATGCATTAACACCAACATTGCTAGGACTTGTAGATTGGAAATCCATTGAATAATCTTGGAAATTAGGTTCTTGTTGTTCAGAAAACTTGGAGTAATACCGTAATTCAACTAATTTCTTGATGGCTTTTTCAACCTTGTTAGACACAGAATAAGGTAATGGAGTATCTTTGGAAGCTCTAAATAAAATGACATTGGTGGCATGTTCGTTTTCCATTCGGAAAAGTATCCAAATGAATCTTCTAACAATTTCTGCTACAGCAATACAAAAACTTGTCACTGCtgattgttgaatttgtcGAGTGAAAAATGCATAGAAAACCCATTGAAATCTTAAAATTACATCAGTAATCATTGCTgcataataataatttggattcttataaaataaatgatcCCTCAATAAGAAATTTTTCGAATCAGATTGTAATAATGACCAATCCATAACAATATCccaaattgatgaaataatGGAATTCATAGATGCAAACACAATGAACACTGCCCTATTTTGGGTTTTTCTATCAATACGATAGATACTCAATGTGATATAATATATTGCTGTAATTGTGTACTTCATCAGGTTTGCTAAATGTGGGAACCAATCACCAGTATCCATATAACGACGAATACATTGTAAAAATCTCCATATACTGGGCAAAGTACTGAAAAATCCCATTAATCGAGATTTATCTGATCCACAAGTATTTTGTGATGGTATTTGGCCAGGAAATGTCCCTTTCCAATGATGtgaatataaacaaaagaaaaatgaaatgtTCCCCATGGTATAAGTCAATGAACTCACAATATCacctaaaaagaaatcacgGAATTCCACAGGGTATAATCCagacaataataatctCCAAAGGGCTACTTGTAACCATCTTCTACTATTACCATAAAGTATATTCCCCggtaagaaaaaaattattaacaTGACAGCAAAATAAATCCATGGCCAATCCCTTCCAGGAAAATCAGATGGCCAATAATTGTTAAAACTGAACCATGCTAAAATAGTGAAAAATGCAAATCCAAATGATGGTAacattaaaaattgtttataatttaatgTTGTAGcaatattgaattcaaaaataaatctataattgattttaaatttatcaaatactGCCATATTAACtgcaaataaaataaacgTTAAATTCAAAAGGAAAAACCCTGCCCAAATTTGTAACAAGTATTTCCCCTCTGTCATGTCTCTATTCAAAGTTTTATCTAACGCCGTGTAAAGTGCCAACACAAATAACGGCAATCCAAATCCAAGAAATAATCCACTAACAAAAAATTCCTTATAAAATGATGGCGGTCTCATTTCTGATGCATTGATGGCGTATGCAAtggttttcaatttttccaatgAATGCTTTCTATCGGTTGATGTTGAATCGAAGAATACAATGTATAATTCTTCGACATGGTTGATTAACTTGTCTAGTAAATCACTAGTTAAGAAATAAGATGTTGTGTCTATTTTATGCATAAAAGGTTGCATAAGTTCTGTTTTCAATGCCTTGTCATATTTCTTGGTGATTTTTCTAAATGCAGTTCGATTCATGgttttaaatgattttaataatgataatgctCTATAATGTTCTAATAATGCTGActtcaattgttttcttgCGTATAAATATGGCACCCCAAAATGTTGTTTATGTAAGGCATAATCACGTCGTCTAGTTTTCCGTAATTGTTCTTCAGTTtgaggtggtggtggttgtggtgcAGCAACGTTAGGGATGAAAATCGATTCACCATCAGATTCTTCAAGTGATGTCAGATCAATGGTTGCGCCTTCCGTTATATCAACAATCCCATTTCTCACCCTATTCTCCGCATAGTTTAGATCTGCTTTATCTTGGATTTGCAAAGATATCTCatcttgaaattgattgtcccgtttattttttgtcttccattttttcaagaatCGTAATGACGGTAAGCTAGGTAATTCAAATCTATTCAAATTACTGatgattgattttgtatGGAAAGCGAAATCATTGACTTTGTTGACAACGTGATCAGTATTAGATTTAACTGGATGGTTTTTGTTGTCATGAAtatttttctctttgaTAAGTTGAGTCTTTTGATCTCGAAgttgatataattgatCTTGTAAGAGCAAGAATCGTTCATACACATCTTGTTCcttttcaatataaaaatcatcaactttCATAAGTTGTTCATTCAACCATTTGGTAAAGTTTgccttttcttttatataGTCATCTTTCTTGCTAGAGGATCTAACTGAAGTAGCAAAGATAGATAATCGGCGTCGACTATACCCGGAGTTAGAATATTGACTAGCTGATAAGGGTGGTATTCCTTCAACTTCATTCTCATTGTTCTCATCTATGGCTCCTGTAGTATACACTTGCTGAGGTTCTGTAGGGACAATCAAAGGTGTTCTATCATCAGTAGTATTGTTAATATCTTTCTTTTGGAATTTCAAAGTGTCTTCAAAAGCATACTcttcttgtaattttttacattttttaattaattttttcccTTCTTTATAATCCACATATTGATCCTGCCATTCAGGGACTAAACCTTCTTTCAAAGATTCAGCAAATTTCATGCCAATATGTAAAGTGGTGGTTGAATCTGATAAAGTTGTGCTAGTGAAAAGATAGCTTTGTGCGTGAAGAGACTAATAAACTTTTGGTGCGTGGAATCTTTAGTATTCGTcttctatatatatactcttttttttttactttccAAACTGCTGCCATATGCATTTGAAAATGGATCGTGCgtaatctttttttttaccacAAAGTTCAAGCctctttgttttgattttgcgTTATGGGTGTTGATAGTATCACCAGGTGTAAAGGTTGACGGTGGTAGTGGTGTGGTATATAATAGAGCTTCTTCTACTTCTAAACAAACTGAAATGGCTAACACTTTTTATAtccaaagaaagaaaggtGTATTTAAAGTTCGATTTAAATTAGAAAGAGATTCGTCAAGTTTCTTTGAAATCTCAATTTGTGGTTgtaaaaaagttttttgaGCGATTTAAAAAACTGTATTTAGAGaatcattattgttttcataCTTCCTTTCTTCCGTTCGACCAATGAGGATTAATGAATATGGTAGATGAGAAAACAATCATGcttaataatatttgtttaaaCTGTTCAATGCCGTACATATAATTACATAGAAAtgaatttttgttgatgtgATGTAAGTTAGttagtattattttcaatttggtgttgataattgaaaataatcttaatatttttttcgtAAATCAAAGCCAACCAGATCATCACACACGTGTCACACAGATCCATGTAACCCTTGATTCAGTAAATATAGGATAATGCAATATTAAATACCATTTCATAAATAAACACTATATATTTGTTActatattttaaaatacTTGTGAAATTACTTACAATATGGAGAAGAAATGTCTTAACATCAAAAGGAAGACGACTTTCAAGATTGTCCttgtttttcatcaatatcatcatcacgACCGGGACCTTAAAGAACAAAAGTTTGTAATACACAACatataaattgaaactcATCAAATCTCAAAATTTTAAACTCAAACTCAAACTTaaacttaaaaaaaaataaaacaaaaacaaaaacgaaaaataaaaataaaataaaataaaatatctatatcatcaaaattggaaaaatagTCAATGGTCCAAAACAAAGATGTACCAATCATTGTTCAACATATTCTCTATCGTCAACTTTACCTTCAACTTCTCCTCTAATTTCTTCCATTTTTCTAGTTTGTTCTTTCcaaatcttcttttcttcttctgccTTTGCATCTTTAACAAACAATGAATCATCTGGTCTTCTGTAAGAGTTACCAAGTCTATCCCAAAGAGTAGTGAATTGACCGTAATTGTAGTTGAAATACAAGTGATGGACAGTGTGACAAGCGGTACCATTGACAACTGGGTCATTAGACCAGTAACTACCATCATGAATCATGACAGTCCAAAAGTTAACAAAAGTGAACAAAAACAAGTACAATACTTTATGCAATGGGAATAATAATGGGTAAAGATGGTAAGGTAAAGATTGGAAGAACCCATCAACTGGATGGAAAGCATGAGAAGCAAATGGAGTACAAACAATCCACTTGTGATGAGGTTTATGTAACACTTTGTAAACAGATGGCCAGTGTAACCATCTATGAAGGAAATAAATACCACAATCGGTGAAAAGAATGAATTTAGGAATTTGCCACAAGATAGCTTTATAACCACCAGTACATTCATTGATATCTAAATAAAGGAAGGAATACCCATTTAATTCtaataaaaagaatggGATAGTTAATAAAACCATAACTGGAATGGCAGTAGTGGCACGTTTAATTTCCAAAGACATTtggtttttcaaatatcTTGGATGgttgaaaattttcttatcgaaaacaaaaacataTGATAAGTAAGCCACaatgaaatataataaCCAACCAAATATAGTAGTGATAATGAAAAGTGATAAAGTTTCTCTGAAAATGTTTGATCTGGCTAAAAATGAAGTATTAATGAAATCGGTAGCTGGGAAAAATTTAGGAGCTAATCCATAAATTTCTGATTTATCTTGATAACTAGCAATTttagaaaataaataactTGGAATAGTTGCTGGGTTAACATTActaatattgaaattatttgaagaaatcaaagtAGAATTTGTATCAAATGAATCCAAATTTGGGAGACTTGGGAAATCTATTTGTGAAAATGATTGTATAGCTGGTTTCAAAAATTCATGAACAGCACCATCTTTAGGGAAAACATCAGCATAAACTTTATCAAAAAGATAATAGTCACAAATTTCTAGTACGATATCCATGGTAGTAAAATTAGCTAAACCGAATCcgaaagaaagaaaaaaagattgaACTTATATGCACAATAGGGAAAGAAATGGGAAGGGAATAGAATGTCCAAAGATATCTAGATTGTAGGAATCTTAGGTCAAGATATGATAATGAGCAAGGATTAACAATTGGAAGGAAAATGGGAAACTGTTAAAGAACCTCTCAAAGTAAGCAGTAATGTGATGGGAAGGTTGACCTTAGTTgattttaatgaaaaaaaagggatTATCTGCTATGGTttattaaagaaaagaaaaaagcaGAAATTATATTAATAGCAAAGATTAAAGCCAAACACttgaataaatatataaatcagATTTTAGCAAATGCAAAGGAATACTTAAACGAAAGTAACACCACTCCACtatgtttattattgaatgttttttttttttccaatttcaaaacaactactatgaaaatgaaaatgaaaaaaatctatCAAAATAGgtggaagaaaaaaaagcttAACAAGTAGTTTTGAAGGAAGTttaatacaaaaaaaaacagaagaAGTTTGTATGTATATGCAAGTGTGGTCTCGCGTAGTCTTCCTATGGCTACAAAGTATTTCTTAGATTAGAGGGATgctgaaaataataatatcgCAAAACA
This genomic stretch from Candida albicans SC5314 chromosome 1, complete sequence harbors:
- the ERG3 gene encoding C-5 sterol desaturase (C-5 sterol desaturase; introduces C-5(6) double bond into episterol; some clinical isolates show increased azole resistance and defects in hyphal growth and virulence; Efg1p-repressed; fluconazole-induced) encodes the protein MDIVLEICDYYLFDKVYADVFPKDGAVHEFLKPAIQSFSQIDFPSLPNLDSFDTNSTLISSNNFNISNVNPATIPSYLFSKIASYQDKSEIYGLAPKFFPATDFINTSFLARSNIFRETLSLFIITTIFGWLLYFIVAYLSYVFVFDKKIFNHPRYLKNQMSLEIKRATTAIPVMVLLTIPFFLLELNGYSFLYLDINECTGGYKAILWQIPKFILFTDCGIYFLHRWLHWPSVYKVLHKPHHKWIVCTPFASHAFHPVDGFFQSLPYHLYPLLFPLHKVLYLFLFTFVNFWTVMIHDGSYWSNDPVVNGTACHTVHHLYFNYNYGQFTTLWDRLGNSYRRPDDSLFVKDAKAEEEKKIWKEQTRKMEEIRGEVEGKVDDREYVEQ